A window of Haloarcula marismortui ATCC 43049 genomic DNA:
CATCGCGGCTGTGAGAGTTGCGTTCGGACTGTTCTTCGGTCTCATCGGTCTCATACTGGGACTCCTCTCTCTGGCTGCCACCATCGGGTTCATAGTGGCCATCGGCTACGCCGTGTACTGGGTCGTGTCAGAGGTTTTCGGTCAGGACGAGGCAACGGCGTCGGCGACTGACGCGTCACGGGCACAGGCCGCACACACGACTGGCGAGGCCAACGAAACAGACCCCGTCGATCGGCTCTCTGAGCGCTACGCTAACGGGGAGATAACCGAGGCAGAACTGGAACGCCGACTCGAACAGGCCCTTGACGGCCCGTCCGTGGATGACTCCGGGACAGCGGAGTTCGAACGGGACCGAGAGTTGAACTGAGCACTACCCTGCTTGGCTGTTTCATGTTACCCCTTACCAAACTATATCCGTTCAGCCAGTCAATAGTACAGTATGTACAAC
This region includes:
- a CDS encoding SHOCT domain-containing protein; its protein translation is MPSTTDRALSTPLKILLYGLLGLVSLFVVIAAVRVAFGLFFGLIGLILGLLSLAATIGFIVAIGYAVYWVVSEVFGQDEATASATDASRAQAAHTTGEANETDPVDRLSERYANGEITEAELERRLEQALDGPSVDDSGTAEFERDRELN